In Aureibaculum algae, the following are encoded in one genomic region:
- a CDS encoding exonuclease domain-containing protein, with product MYAIVDIETTGGKFNEEGITEIAIHKFDGHQIVDSFISLVNPERSIQPFVVNLTGINNKMLRNAPKFFEVAKRIIEITTDCVIVAHNSKFDYRILQTEFIRLGYEYERESLCTVELSKKLIPDLDSYKLGKLCRTLGIPVTDRHRANGDAIATVKLFQLLLDKDVEKEIIKSTVRNKPKLQLDPKLIDIVEDMPAKTGVYYIHRSDGEIIYIGKSVNIKKRINQHFTNSSQKSKKIQNLVSTVTYEITGSELVALLKESEEIKRNKPIFNRALRRTVFTHALYSFVDDKGYINLEIDKADGRDNPITTFANRQSAKSHLFKITEEFKLCQKLTGIYNTKTNCFSYTIKACNGACILEESAEVYNERVQQVIDKHSFENKNMVIIDKGREYDEHSALLIENGIFKGIGFYNLNYQINNIDVLKSLITSMENNRDVQHIIKSYLRRNKVKKIIDL from the coding sequence CAACCATTTGTAGTAAATCTAACCGGTATCAACAATAAAATGTTACGTAATGCACCTAAATTTTTTGAGGTTGCCAAACGTATCATAGAAATTACAACAGACTGTGTAATTGTAGCCCATAATTCAAAATTTGATTACCGAATTTTACAGACAGAATTCATCCGTTTAGGATATGAATATGAACGTGAGTCTTTATGTACCGTTGAACTTAGTAAAAAATTAATTCCCGATTTAGATTCTTATAAACTCGGAAAGTTATGCCGAACACTTGGTATTCCGGTAACGGACAGACATAGAGCTAATGGTGATGCCATAGCTACGGTTAAACTTTTTCAATTATTACTAGATAAAGATGTTGAAAAAGAGATTATAAAAAGTACGGTTAGAAACAAGCCTAAATTACAGTTAGATCCTAAGTTAATTGATATTGTTGAAGATATGCCTGCTAAAACTGGTGTATATTATATCCATCGTTCTGATGGTGAAATTATCTACATTGGTAAAAGTGTAAACATAAAGAAGCGTATCAATCAACACTTTACCAATAGTAGTCAAAAATCTAAGAAAATACAAAACCTCGTAAGTACAGTTACGTACGAAATTACAGGAAGTGAGCTAGTAGCCTTGCTCAAAGAAAGTGAAGAAATTAAGCGTAACAAACCCATTTTTAACCGAGCTCTACGGAGAACTGTATTTACCCATGCCTTATATAGCTTTGTAGATGACAAAGGCTATATTAACTTGGAAATTGATAAAGCGGATGGAAGAGACAATCCGATAACTACTTTTGCGAATAGACAGAGTGCTAAAAGTCACCTTTTTAAAATTACAGAAGAATTTAAATTGTGTCAGAAATTAACGGGTATCTATAACACCAAAACAAATTGCTTTAGTTATACCATTAAAGCATGTAATGGAGCCTGTATTCTTGAGGAAAGTGCCGAAGTATACAATGAACGAGTACAGCAAGTAATTGACAAACATAGTTTTGAGAATAAAAACATGGTCATAATTGATAAGGGCCGTGAATATGACGAACATAGTGCCTTATTGATTGAAAATGGTATTTTTAAAGGGATTGGATTTTATAATTTGAACTATCAAATTAATAATATTGACGTACTAAAATCACTTATTACTTCCATGGAAAATAACCGTGATGTACAACATATTATAAAAAGTTATTTACGCAGAAATAAGGTGAAAAAAATAATTGATCTATAA